In Streptomyces sp. NBC_00483, a single window of DNA contains:
- a CDS encoding ABC transporter permease, whose amino-acid sequence MLSFLVRRTGWMFVTLWAISLATFFIISLPPGDYVDTLQANAEERGEFMGPAEVAELRSRYGLGQSFLAQYWKWISNIVFHGDFGQAFAWNMRPVSDLIWDRVALSFFLSVATLLIIWAISWPIGIYSAVRQYSSGDYIATLFGFVGMAVPEFMLALVLMWVGMRYFGQSPGGLFSPEYQDAAWNLGKVLDAASHLWLPILIIAVAGTAGGIRIIRANLLDELYKPYVVAARAKGLPEWKLLLKYPVRTSMSPFISTVGWLLPGLISGETIISIVMNLPTTGPLMLGGVLNQDMYLVGSFILILSTLTVVGTLLSDLALAWWDPRIRHSYEGG is encoded by the coding sequence ATGCTGTCGTTCCTCGTCCGCCGCACGGGCTGGATGTTCGTCACCCTGTGGGCCATCTCGCTGGCGACCTTCTTCATCATCAGCCTCCCGCCCGGCGACTACGTCGACACGCTCCAGGCCAACGCCGAGGAGCGCGGCGAGTTCATGGGCCCGGCGGAGGTGGCCGAACTGCGCTCCCGCTACGGGCTCGGCCAGTCGTTCCTCGCCCAGTACTGGAAGTGGATCAGCAACATCGTCTTCCACGGGGACTTCGGCCAGGCCTTCGCCTGGAACATGCGCCCGGTCAGCGATCTGATCTGGGACCGTGTCGCGCTGTCCTTCTTCCTCTCCGTGGCCACCCTGCTCATCATCTGGGCGATCTCCTGGCCCATCGGCATCTACTCGGCCGTGCGCCAGTACTCGTCCGGGGACTACATCGCCACGCTCTTCGGGTTCGTGGGCATGGCGGTGCCCGAGTTCATGCTCGCCCTCGTCCTGATGTGGGTCGGCATGCGCTACTTCGGCCAGAGTCCGGGCGGACTGTTCTCGCCCGAGTACCAGGACGCCGCGTGGAACCTCGGCAAGGTCCTGGACGCGGCAAGCCATCTGTGGCTGCCGATCCTGATCATCGCCGTCGCCGGCACCGCGGGCGGCATCCGCATCATCCGGGCCAACCTCCTGGACGAGCTGTACAAGCCGTACGTGGTGGCCGCCCGCGCCAAGGGACTGCCCGAATGGAAACTGCTGCTCAAATACCCCGTCCGCACCTCCATGAGTCCGTTCATCTCCACCGTCGGATGGCTGCTGCCCGGCCTGATCAGCGGCGAGACGATCATCTCGATCGTGATGAACCTGCCGACCACAGGACCGCTGATGCTCGGCGGCGTCCTCAACCAGGACATGTACCTGGTCGGCAGCTTCATCCTGATCCTCTCCACCCTGACCGTGGTCGGCACCCTCCTCAGCGACCTCGCGCTCGCCTGGTGGGACCCGCGCATCCGGCACAGCTACGAGGGAGGGTGA
- a CDS encoding ABC transporter permease → MLTRTPQPEGASDVVDDTPVTGGQASPWRLIWRRFRKHRLALVGAVIVLLAYFVVVFAEILAPASPSSVDEKHTYAPPQIVKVDLSWDDGLRFYANGYTTKRDPETFEQIHTVDPDKRIPLKFLAKGDSYHLWGLIPGDRHLFGAVHADQKVYFLGSDRSGRDMLSRIIHGARVSLSIGLVGVAVSFLLGLFFGGISGYFGGKPDLTIQRIIEFLMSIPTLPLWLSLSAAVPDEWGPLARYFAITTILSVIGWTGLARVVRGRFFSLREEDFVTAARLDGCSRPRIIFRHMVPSMSSHVIASLTMAVPGMILGETAMSFLGLGLQSPAVSWGVLLQEAQNIRTVESAPWLLLPGVAVFVTVLAMNFVGDGLRDSADPYK, encoded by the coding sequence GTGCTGACCCGAACACCGCAGCCCGAAGGGGCGTCGGACGTCGTCGACGACACACCCGTCACCGGCGGGCAGGCATCGCCGTGGCGGCTGATCTGGCGGCGCTTTCGCAAACACCGGCTCGCCCTCGTCGGCGCCGTCATCGTGCTGCTCGCCTACTTCGTCGTCGTCTTCGCCGAGATCCTGGCGCCGGCCTCACCCAGCAGCGTCGACGAGAAGCACACCTATGCCCCGCCGCAGATCGTCAAGGTCGACCTCAGCTGGGACGACGGCCTGCGCTTCTACGCCAACGGCTACACGACCAAGCGCGACCCGGAGACCTTCGAGCAGATCCACACGGTCGACCCCGACAAGCGGATTCCGCTCAAGTTCCTTGCCAAGGGCGACAGTTACCATCTGTGGGGACTCATCCCCGGCGACCGTCATCTGTTCGGGGCGGTGCACGCGGACCAGAAGGTGTACTTCCTCGGATCCGACCGCTCGGGCCGCGACATGCTGTCCCGCATCATCCACGGCGCACGTGTGTCCCTGTCCATCGGCCTGGTCGGGGTCGCCGTCAGCTTCCTGCTCGGGCTGTTCTTCGGCGGCATCTCCGGCTACTTCGGCGGCAAACCGGACCTCACCATCCAACGCATCATCGAGTTCCTGATGTCGATCCCGACACTGCCGCTGTGGCTGTCGCTGTCGGCGGCCGTGCCCGACGAATGGGGGCCGCTGGCACGGTACTTCGCCATCACCACCATCCTGTCCGTGATCGGCTGGACGGGTCTCGCGCGGGTGGTGCGCGGGCGGTTCTTCTCGCTGCGCGAGGAGGACTTCGTCACCGCCGCCCGGCTCGACGGCTGCAGCCGCCCCCGGATCATCTTCCGGCACATGGTCCCGTCGATGTCGAGCCATGTCATCGCCTCCCTGACGATGGCGGTGCCCGGCATGATCCTCGGCGAGACCGCGATGAGCTTCCTGGGCCTGGGGCTCCAGTCACCCGCCGTCAGCTGGGGTGTGCTGCTGCAGGAGGCGCAGAACATCCGCACCGTGGAGAGCGCTCCATGGCTGCTGCTCCCCGGCGTCGCGGTGTTCGTCACCGTGCTCGCCATGAACTTCGTCGGCGACGGACTGCGCGACTCCGCCGACCCGTACAAGTAG
- a CDS encoding GntR family transcriptional regulator: MIRARAAQRARAEEGTGVDDAEGKKVAAPEESLEARASRAIVEWLTTEHPTPGQAVPVREFARRLDMSRTPVRSAVGRLYERGLLAYESSVGFTVAIPSLSSVYELFELRLMLESHALRLFADRADREPPALLRELVVQGEELAGEAVRDAARYPDFRDNDARFHRELVKLGGLPMLLDLHDDLNLSIHVTRAGLKAPITPSRLNIAVDEHRAIVEALESGERLRARDALEAHILRVRDQTIAFLARPNL; this comes from the coding sequence ATGATCCGAGCGCGAGCGGCACAGCGGGCCCGCGCGGAGGAGGGCACGGGCGTGGACGACGCGGAGGGCAAGAAGGTCGCGGCCCCCGAGGAGAGCCTGGAGGCACGCGCCTCGCGGGCGATCGTGGAGTGGCTGACGACGGAGCACCCGACACCCGGGCAGGCCGTGCCGGTCCGGGAGTTCGCCCGTCGGCTCGACATGAGCCGCACTCCGGTGCGCAGCGCGGTGGGCCGCCTCTACGAGCGGGGACTGCTCGCCTACGAGTCCTCGGTGGGCTTCACGGTGGCGATACCGTCCCTGTCCAGCGTGTACGAGCTCTTCGAGCTGCGGCTGATGCTGGAGTCGCATGCGCTGCGCCTTTTCGCGGACCGCGCGGACCGGGAGCCGCCCGCGCTGCTGCGTGAACTGGTCGTTCAGGGCGAGGAGTTGGCGGGCGAGGCGGTGCGGGACGCGGCTCGGTACCCCGACTTCCGGGACAACGACGCCCGGTTCCATCGGGAGCTCGTCAAGCTGGGCGGGCTGCCGATGCTGCTCGATCTGCACGACGACCTGAACCTCAGCATCCACGTGACCCGCGCGGGCTTGAAGGCGCCAATCACCCCGTCCCGCCTGAACATCGCGGTGGACGAACACCGGGCGATCGTGGAGGCGTTGGAGTCCGGCGAACGGCTTCGGGCACGGGACGCATTGGAGGCGCACATCCTCCGCGTCCGCGATCAGACGATCGCGTTCCTGGCGCGGCCGAATCTCTAG
- a CDS encoding glycoside hydrolase family 127 protein: protein MEGPVRPTPAALSPHRPPRNLRLTVTGGLLGQWLDVNRTASIPLALHHLEDSGALANLRTAAGLASGAFRGPAYADSDVYKMLESAAWQLQHSPDPALTAFLTETARLLARAQQPDGYLDTHYQLTNPADRYTRLVDSHEHYCAGHLFQAAVAAQRATGDKELLAAAGRLADHLCTVFLDDEGPGLDGHPQVETALVELYRATGVERYLTLAARMVERRGHGLVGPHKHGARHRLDHLPVREAPAVTGHVVRALYLEAGAVDVAVETGDKELLAASAARWTDMVAARTAITGGLGSRQVGEVFGERYELPPDLAYNETCASAASMQWAWRLLLATGEGRYADLLERTLYNAFAAARSADGRTYYKGNPLQRRPDHADAVGDPRCRDEWFWSACCPPSVARLMASLPHYAATTTDDALFLHLYAPMRLACDLGAAGRIAVRVETEYPWRGAVRVTVEEAPDAEWTLALRVPPWSGRTLLDGAPVTPDAQGRVLLRRRWRAGESVVLGLDMTPRLTAAHPRIDALRGSVALERGPLVYCFEQADQPYVDELALAADADLRVRDVADLPGVGRTVRIETDAVTVAAPHQDGLPYLSPGAPRTRRPASAAAVPYFQWDNRGDGAMRVWVPLDQHP, encoded by the coding sequence ATGGAAGGCCCCGTACGCCCCACCCCCGCCGCGCTCTCCCCGCACCGCCCGCCCCGCAACCTCCGGCTGACGGTCACCGGAGGCCTGCTCGGCCAGTGGCTGGACGTCAACCGCACCGCGAGCATCCCCCTCGCCCTGCACCACCTGGAGGACTCCGGCGCCCTCGCCAACCTCAGGACGGCCGCCGGCCTCGCATCGGGCGCCTTCCGGGGACCGGCCTACGCCGACTCCGACGTGTACAAGATGCTGGAGAGCGCGGCGTGGCAGCTCCAGCACTCCCCCGACCCGGCGCTCACCGCGTTCCTCACCGAGACGGCCCGCCTGCTGGCCCGCGCCCAGCAACCCGACGGCTATCTCGACACCCACTATCAGCTCACGAACCCGGCGGACCGCTACACCCGACTCGTCGACAGCCACGAGCACTACTGCGCGGGACACCTCTTCCAGGCGGCGGTGGCCGCCCAACGCGCCACAGGGGACAAGGAGTTACTGGCGGCCGCGGGCCGCCTGGCCGACCACCTGTGCACGGTCTTCCTCGACGACGAGGGCCCGGGACTCGACGGACACCCCCAGGTCGAGACGGCCCTGGTGGAGCTGTACCGGGCCACGGGCGTCGAGCGCTACCTCACCCTCGCCGCCCGCATGGTCGAACGCCGGGGCCACGGGCTCGTGGGCCCGCACAAGCACGGCGCCCGCCACCGCCTCGACCACCTTCCCGTCCGCGAGGCCCCCGCCGTCACCGGTCACGTCGTACGTGCCCTGTACCTGGAGGCCGGCGCGGTGGACGTGGCCGTGGAGACCGGCGACAAGGAACTCCTCGCCGCGAGCGCCGCGCGCTGGACCGACATGGTGGCCGCGCGGACCGCGATCACCGGCGGCCTGGGGTCCCGGCAGGTCGGGGAGGTCTTCGGCGAGCGCTACGAACTCCCGCCGGACCTCGCGTACAACGAGACGTGCGCGTCGGCCGCGAGCATGCAGTGGGCGTGGCGGCTGCTGCTCGCCACCGGTGAGGGACGGTACGCGGACCTGCTGGAGCGCACGCTGTACAACGCGTTCGCAGCGGCCCGCTCCGCGGACGGGCGCACGTACTACAAGGGCAACCCGCTGCAGCGCCGCCCCGACCACGCCGACGCGGTGGGCGATCCGCGCTGCCGCGACGAGTGGTTCTGGTCGGCGTGCTGCCCGCCCTCCGTGGCCCGCCTGATGGCCTCACTCCCCCACTACGCGGCGACGACCACGGACGACGCCCTGTTCCTGCATCTGTACGCGCCGATGAGGCTGGCTTGCGACCTGGGGGCGGCGGGACGGATCGCGGTGCGCGTGGAGACGGAGTACCCGTGGCGGGGCGCGGTGCGCGTCACCGTGGAGGAGGCGCCGGACGCCGAGTGGACGCTGGCGCTGCGCGTGCCGCCGTGGAGCGGCCGCACGCTCCTCGACGGCGCCCCCGTCACGCCCGACGCGCAAGGCCGGGTGCTGCTGCGCCGGCGCTGGCGCGCGGGCGAGTCGGTCGTCCTGGGCCTCGACATGACGCCGCGCCTCACTGCCGCCCACCCGCGCATCGACGCCCTGCGCGGAAGCGTGGCGCTCGAACGCGGCCCGCTCGTGTACTGCTTCGAGCAGGCCGACCAGCCCTACGTCGACGAGCTGGCGCTCGCGGCGGACGCGGACCTGCGCGTGCGCGACGTCGCCGACCTGCCGGGCGTCGGCCGCACGGTCCGCATCGAGACGGACGCGGTCACGGTCGCCGCCCCGCACCAGGACGGCCTGCCCTACCTCAGTCCGGGCGCCCCCCGCACCCGCCGCCCGGCGTCCGCCGCCGCAGTGCCCTATTTCCAGTGGGACAACCGCGGCGACGGCGCGATGCGGGTGTGGGTGCCGCTGGACCAACACCCTTAG
- a CDS encoding dihydrodipicolinate synthase family protein has product MARHALQGIIAPTVLPMTSSGLLDRPSLECHLNALIDAGVHGLWINGTTGEFHALDEDTRGSAVDVAAKTAAGRVPVIAHVGDAATPLSIRQARAAVDAGADELAVIAPYFTPYGREELRDHYRAVADAVGFPVLAYHFPQLTPSALTVDCVLQLAEEGVLRGLKDSSGDLTWLRRVLRSAARRDLDLACFAGASGLSDIALYAGAAGATSSLANVTPRTLVALYEAARAGDFTYARALQERLEDLLEAMAAARHEHTLSTTVSTGKYVLAALGRIESAHAAPPLARLDAEEERRLDATVVPLVRELEAAALDAKERGDDS; this is encoded by the coding sequence ATGGCGCGACACGCGCTGCAAGGGATCATCGCTCCGACCGTGCTGCCCATGACGTCCAGCGGGCTGCTCGACCGGCCGTCCCTGGAATGCCACCTGAACGCACTGATCGACGCGGGTGTCCATGGCCTGTGGATCAACGGAACCACGGGAGAGTTCCACGCCCTGGACGAGGACACGCGGGGCTCCGCCGTGGACGTCGCGGCCAAGACCGCGGCCGGCCGGGTGCCCGTCATCGCGCACGTGGGCGACGCCGCGACCCCGCTGAGCATCCGACAGGCGCGCGCCGCCGTGGACGCGGGGGCCGACGAACTCGCCGTCATCGCCCCGTACTTCACGCCGTACGGGCGCGAGGAACTGCGCGACCACTACCGCGCCGTCGCCGACGCCGTGGGCTTCCCCGTCCTCGCCTACCACTTCCCGCAGCTGACCCCGTCGGCCCTCACCGTCGACTGCGTCCTGCAACTCGCCGAAGAGGGCGTGCTGCGCGGCCTCAAGGACAGCAGCGGCGACCTGACCTGGCTGCGCCGGGTGCTGCGCTCGGCCGCCCGCCGCGACCTCGACCTCGCCTGTTTCGCCGGAGCGAGCGGCCTGAGCGACATCGCCCTGTACGCGGGCGCCGCCGGGGCCACCAGCTCCCTCGCCAACGTCACCCCCCGCACCCTGGTCGCCCTCTACGAGGCGGCCCGCGCGGGCGACTTCACGTACGCCCGCGCGTTGCAGGAGCGCCTGGAGGACCTGCTCGAAGCGATGGCGGCAGCCCGCCACGAGCACACCCTGTCCACCACGGTCAGCACCGGCAAGTACGTCCTCGCGGCCCTCGGCCGTATCGAATCCGCTCATGCCGCACCCCCGCTGGCCCGCCTGGACGCCGAGGAGGAACGCCGCCTCGACGCCACCGTGGTGCCTCTCGTCCGCGAGCTGGAGGCGGCGGCCCTCGACGCAAAGGAGCGTGGAGATGACTCCTGA
- a CDS encoding ABC transporter ATP-binding protein: MKQPDTLLEIEDLHTGFELDDGIVRAVDGVDLTIGRGEVLAVVGESGCGKSVMARSVLRLIDKPGRITGGHIRVHGDDGVVDMVDAPGPELRAVRGRKVAMVFQEPIASMSPMHTLGNQIGEALILHGEATKAEARTRVVELLRRVGIAAPERRVDEYPFQMSGGMLQRAMIAMALSCGPDLLIADEPTTALDVTTQAQILDLLRELQRDTGMAIMLITHDLGVAAQVADRIAVMYLGSVVESGTTDTVLRSPRHPYTRALLRSVPKLGSGSRERLRPVRGMVPGPYARPTGCPFHPRCDEFMAGRCDVTVPHAVAAPLPDPAIGSDGTVSCLLYDDTAEEGEPAA; encoded by the coding sequence ATGAAGCAGCCGGACACGCTGCTCGAGATCGAGGATCTGCACACCGGATTCGAACTCGACGACGGAATCGTACGGGCGGTGGACGGCGTCGACCTCACCATCGGCCGCGGCGAAGTCCTCGCAGTGGTGGGCGAGTCGGGGTGCGGCAAGAGCGTCATGGCCCGCTCCGTGCTGCGCCTGATCGACAAGCCGGGCCGGATCACGGGAGGACACATCCGGGTGCACGGCGACGACGGTGTCGTCGACATGGTGGACGCGCCGGGCCCGGAACTGCGCGCGGTGCGCGGCCGGAAGGTGGCCATGGTGTTCCAGGAACCCATCGCCTCCATGAGCCCCATGCACACCCTCGGCAACCAGATCGGCGAGGCGCTGATCCTGCACGGCGAGGCCACCAAGGCCGAGGCCCGCACCCGCGTCGTCGAGCTGCTGCGCCGGGTCGGGATCGCCGCACCCGAGCGCCGCGTCGACGAGTACCCGTTCCAGATGAGCGGCGGCATGCTGCAGCGCGCCATGATCGCCATGGCGCTGTCCTGCGGCCCGGACCTGCTCATCGCCGACGAACCCACCACCGCCCTCGATGTCACCACCCAGGCGCAGATCCTCGACCTGCTCCGCGAACTGCAACGGGACACCGGCATGGCGATCATGCTGATCACCCATGACCTCGGCGTCGCCGCCCAGGTCGCCGACCGCATCGCCGTCATGTACCTCGGCTCGGTCGTGGAGTCCGGCACCACGGACACCGTGCTGCGCAGCCCCCGACACCCCTACACCCGCGCCCTGCTGCGCTCGGTCCCGAAGCTGGGATCGGGCTCCCGCGAACGACTGCGCCCTGTGCGGGGCATGGTGCCGGGGCCGTACGCACGGCCGACGGGCTGTCCGTTCCACCCGCGCTGCGACGAGTTCATGGCAGGGCGCTGCGACGTGACCGTGCCCCACGCGGTCGCGGCCCCACTGCCCGACCCGGCCATCGGCAGCGACGGCACGGTCAGCTGCCTGCTGTACGACGACACCGCCGAGGAGGGGGAGCCGGCCGCATGA
- a CDS encoding ABC transporter ATP-binding protein, producing the protein MTVTDTRTRAALLETRGLTKHFPIRRGLFGRTVGAVRAVDGVDLKVPAGRTLALVGESGCGKSTLGRCLLRVHEPTSGEMVYRRTDGATVDLAALDEKALKPYRSEIRLVFQDPFASLNPRMTLLQIVGEPLRVNLGLNAKDTEERVAELLRRVGLRPEYLRRYPNAFSGGQRQRVGIARALALAPRLVVADEAVSALDVSVRAQILNLLKDLQDDSDLTYVFISHDLGVVEYMADEVAVMYVGRVVETGATDALYGQPLHPYTEALLSAVPDPDPAARRRERIVLRGEVADASAVPPGCPFHPRCAYAQDVCRTEVPELRPVAPGRASACHFAGQLDLRGVDVS; encoded by the coding sequence ATGACCGTCACCGATACCCGCACCAGGGCCGCGCTCCTGGAGACACGGGGCCTGACCAAGCACTTCCCCATCCGCCGCGGCCTGTTCGGCCGCACCGTCGGAGCGGTACGTGCCGTGGACGGCGTCGACCTGAAGGTGCCCGCCGGACGCACCCTCGCCCTCGTCGGCGAGTCCGGCTGCGGCAAGAGCACCCTCGGCCGCTGTCTGCTGCGCGTCCACGAACCGACCTCCGGAGAGATGGTCTACCGGCGCACCGACGGCGCCACCGTCGACCTCGCCGCCCTCGACGAGAAGGCCCTCAAGCCGTACCGCAGCGAGATCCGCCTCGTCTTCCAGGACCCGTTCGCCTCCCTCAACCCGCGCATGACGCTGCTCCAGATCGTCGGCGAACCGCTCCGCGTCAACCTCGGCCTGAACGCCAAGGACACCGAGGAACGCGTCGCGGAGCTGCTGCGCCGGGTGGGACTGCGCCCCGAATATCTGCGCCGCTACCCGAACGCGTTCAGCGGGGGACAGCGCCAACGCGTCGGCATCGCACGGGCGTTGGCGCTGGCGCCCCGCCTCGTCGTGGCCGACGAGGCGGTCAGCGCCCTCGACGTGTCGGTGCGCGCCCAGATCCTCAACCTGCTCAAGGACCTCCAGGACGACTCGGACCTCACGTACGTGTTCATCTCGCACGACCTGGGCGTCGTCGAGTACATGGCCGACGAGGTCGCCGTCATGTACGTGGGCCGTGTCGTCGAGACCGGTGCCACCGACGCCCTGTACGGACAGCCCCTGCACCCCTATACCGAGGCACTCCTGTCGGCCGTCCCCGACCCCGACCCGGCCGCCCGACGCCGCGAGCGCATCGTGCTGCGCGGCGAGGTCGCCGACGCCTCCGCCGTACCGCCCGGCTGCCCGTTCCATCCACGCTGCGCCTACGCACAGGACGTGTGCCGCACCGAGGTGCCCGAGCTGCGCCCCGTCGCGCCCGGCCGCGCCTCGGCCTGCCACTTCGCGGGGCAGCTCGACCTGAGGGGAGTCGACGTCTCATGA
- a CDS encoding ABC transporter substrate-binding protein: protein MTPDRTPVPPGPRSVERRMLLRAGGGVLAAASLSGTLTGCGFFSTDAENGDSAGGGSKGKEAPSLKKQADAGKIPKVAERLPAKPLVVEPLQETGAYGGTWHSAMITQEDLGWLRFSVGYEPLVRWAATWQGVTKTKILPNVCEKYEINGGGEEFVFHLRKGMRWSDGKPLTAEDFEFAFNDYNADPKVHPAGLYALWLNKNGKPARCEAVDDHTVKYVFDEPKAGFLEEVAGTTGVFMFLPKHFMKKYLPKYNKDANKDAKAAGASDWLTRLETVQEVWQNPELPTVNAWLPRNPVTKGSSVVCERNPYYWKVDPDGSQLPYIDKVVVDVLQEVEVEVLKISNGDLDMQMYQFGTVRNKPVISRNRSKGGYRIAEVEPDSANTMIIGFNQTHPDKKKRALFADKDFRVGLSYAINRKKIIETVFAGQGRPWQAAPGPDNELHNEELGTQYTAYSVAKANEYLDKAGFTKRNGDGIRLTKDGDPVAFTVLVVSDMADQVDAMDMIRSDWRKVGVDATVSRMAETLYWERVEAGKSEAATWDCNNFDVRTGEGGNHYYAPTNPRGSSRFGGEWAKWYLRKDKGTGGDGEEPPARIKHQLELFDEMRDTFDIARATRLAKQILEITKEEFYYIGISTPPKDYAVIKNTLRNVPKAFSAAGLFQAPGPTNPSTYYFKAKA from the coding sequence ATGACTCCTGACCGCACCCCTGTGCCACCCGGCCCCCGGAGCGTGGAGCGCCGCATGCTGCTGCGGGCCGGCGGCGGGGTCCTCGCCGCCGCCTCGCTCTCCGGCACGCTGACCGGCTGCGGCTTCTTCTCGACCGACGCGGAGAACGGCGATTCGGCCGGCGGCGGATCCAAGGGCAAGGAGGCGCCGTCCCTGAAGAAGCAGGCCGACGCCGGCAAGATCCCGAAGGTCGCCGAGCGCCTACCGGCCAAGCCCCTGGTGGTCGAACCCCTCCAGGAGACCGGGGCGTACGGCGGCACCTGGCACTCCGCGATGATCACGCAGGAGGACCTCGGCTGGCTGCGCTTCAGCGTGGGCTACGAGCCGCTGGTGCGCTGGGCCGCCACCTGGCAGGGCGTCACCAAGACCAAGATCCTCCCCAATGTCTGCGAGAAGTACGAGATCAACGGCGGGGGCGAGGAGTTCGTCTTCCATCTGCGCAAGGGCATGCGCTGGTCCGACGGGAAGCCGCTGACCGCCGAGGACTTCGAGTTCGCGTTCAACGACTACAACGCCGACCCCAAGGTGCACCCGGCGGGCCTCTACGCACTGTGGCTGAACAAGAACGGCAAGCCGGCCCGGTGCGAAGCCGTCGACGACCACACCGTCAAGTACGTCTTCGACGAACCGAAGGCGGGCTTCCTGGAGGAGGTCGCGGGCACCACGGGCGTCTTCATGTTCCTGCCGAAGCACTTCATGAAGAAGTACCTCCCGAAGTACAACAAGGACGCCAACAAGGACGCGAAGGCCGCGGGGGCCTCGGACTGGCTGACCCGCCTGGAGACGGTGCAGGAGGTATGGCAGAACCCGGAACTGCCCACCGTCAACGCCTGGCTGCCCAGGAACCCGGTCACCAAGGGCAGCAGCGTCGTCTGCGAGCGCAACCCGTACTACTGGAAGGTCGACCCCGACGGCAGCCAACTGCCGTACATCGACAAGGTCGTTGTCGACGTCCTGCAAGAGGTCGAGGTCGAGGTCCTCAAGATCTCCAACGGCGATCTGGACATGCAGATGTACCAGTTCGGCACGGTGCGCAACAAGCCGGTGATCTCCCGCAACCGCTCCAAGGGCGGCTACCGCATCGCCGAGGTCGAGCCGGACTCCGCCAACACAATGATCATCGGCTTCAACCAGACACACCCCGACAAGAAGAAGCGCGCCCTCTTCGCCGACAAGGACTTCCGTGTCGGACTGTCCTACGCGATCAACCGGAAGAAGATCATCGAGACGGTCTTCGCGGGCCAGGGCCGCCCCTGGCAGGCGGCCCCCGGTCCCGACAACGAGCTCCACAACGAGGAACTCGGCACGCAGTACACCGCGTACTCCGTCGCCAAGGCCAACGAGTACCTCGACAAGGCGGGCTTCACCAAGCGCAACGGCGACGGCATCCGCCTCACCAAGGACGGTGACCCGGTCGCCTTCACCGTGCTCGTCGTCTCCGACATGGCCGACCAGGTCGACGCGATGGACATGATCCGCAGCGACTGGCGCAAGGTCGGCGTCGACGCCACCGTCTCCCGCATGGCCGAGACCCTGTACTGGGAGCGCGTCGAGGCGGGCAAGTCGGAGGCCGCCACCTGGGACTGCAACAACTTCGACGTACGCACCGGTGAGGGCGGCAACCACTACTACGCGCCCACCAACCCGCGCGGCTCCTCCCGCTTCGGCGGCGAATGGGCCAAGTGGTATCTGCGCAAGGACAAGGGCACCGGCGGAGACGGCGAGGAACCGCCCGCGCGCATCAAACACCAGCTGGAGCTCTTCGACGAGATGCGGGACACCTTCGACATCGCACGCGCGACCCGCCTCGCCAAGCAGATCCTGGAGATCACGAAGGAGGAGTTCTACTACATCGGCATCTCCACGCCGCCCAAGGACTACGCCGTCATCAAGAACACCCTGCGCAACGTCCCGAAGGCATTCAGCGCGGCCGGCCTGTTCCAGGCGCCGGGCCCCACCAACCCCAGCACGTACTACTTCAAGGCCAAGGCCTGA